In the genome of Elusimicrobiales bacterium, the window CCCGCCGGAAAGTGTAGCTGCGATTCTTGCACGTTTCGCAGGCGAGAAGGAATTTGTATTTTTCTGTCGCCATTTATTCTATGACCTCGATAACTACGCCGGCGCCCACCGTGTGCCCGCCCTCGCGGATGGCAAAACGCAAACCTTTTTCCATCGCTATCGGCGTGATGAGCGTTACCGTCATCTCCGTGTTGTCGCCGGGCA includes:
- a CDS encoding elongation factor Tu; translated protein: PGDNTEMTVTLITPIAMEKGLRFAIREGGHTVGAGVVIEVIE